The following is a genomic window from Flavobacteriales bacterium.
AAAGCTTCAACAATTAGTTGAGGCTTTTTTTTATGCTCAAAACTTCATAAAGAGAATGGTTAGAATATCCCGATTATCATCGGGAGGGTCGCGGGTTCGAGTCCCGTCCAGACCGCAGAAAGCTTCATCATATCGATGGAGCTTTTTTTGTTTTACTGAGTTTACTTGAAAAAAAATACAGGGAGGAGAAGTTTATCCCGATTAAGCATAGCGGCATCGGGAAGTCCCGTCCAGACCGCAAAAAGCTTCAACAATTAGTTGAGGCTTTTTTTTATGCTCAAAACTTCATAAAGAGAATGGTTAGAATATCCCGATTATCATCGGGAGGGTCGCGGGTTCGACGACCAGACTGTAGAGAGGTTCACTATTATAGTAGAGCTTTTCTTGTTTTACTGAGTTTACTTTAAAAAAAAAATACAGGGAGGAGAAGTTTATTCCGATTAAGCATAGCGGCATCGGAAAGTCCCGTCCAGACCGCAGAAAGCTTCATCATATCGATGGAGCTTTTTTTGTTTTACTGAGTTTACTTGAAAAAAAAATACAGGGATCCCGATTAAGCATAGCAACATCGGGAAGTCCCGTCCAGACCGCTCGATGTAAAGAAGCTCTAGTTTTACTAGGGCTTTTTTCTTGCTCTAAACTTTCGTAAATATTATTGTATTGTTGGTTTTAACGACTGTCTAGGACTTTTAGAGTAAATACTTGGAATACTCCACTTACTTAGAATACTTAAGTTAAAATAGCCCCTAAAAGAACCCCTGAAGAATTGCGGGGGTTAAATCGAATTTATTAGATTTTGTAAATCATCCATTCCAAACGGTTTTTCTAAAATTTGGTAATCAGAGAGACCTCTTCTCTCTAACTCTTCTTTACCTGTACTGTGACCAGTTATAACATATACATTTGGCTTCTTTTCAATGATATCTTCTTTAATTTTTTTTAGGATGTCATACCCTGTCATCTTGGAACTTGGAACTAAATCTAGGTCTACAAATACAATGTCGTATGCATATAGTTTTGAAAATAATCCTAATTCTTGAGATGATTTCACTACAGTGAAATTAATCTCATTATCCATAATTATTTTTAGCCCTTTGAATGCTCCTTCTATTTCCTTAAATTCGTTTTCGAATATTAATATTTCCATTATTATTGATTTTTTTCTACTATAATTGAGAATGTGATTTGATTTTCTTCTTTATTGATAGTCATTGAAGATGATACAGACATTTGATTTAGATAATCCTTAATCTGTTCCAAACCATAACTTTTTCGTTTAAGTAACCTCATATAATCTTCAGAATTGTAATCTTCACAAATTTTTTCTAATTCTTTTGCTTTTGAAGGGTTATAGGAGTTGATAATTTTTAAACGGTAATTATTACTGTCTTCGCTAATGTTGATTATAACTTGGTTTATAGAGTGTTCGTCTAGATTAGAAACAACTAAAGCAAATGTGGATTCAAAACCTTCTTCATCAAATGAAATAATTTTGTTAGTAGAATTTTCTTTTCTAAGCTCAGAAAAATTATAACTAATTCTATTTGAAACATTGGTTTCCTGAAGTTCTTTGTGAAGCAATGAGAATAATTTACTAATACTGTGTGATTGAACATTGTTGAATCTGAATGGGTTTTTGGATTTGTCTAAAATTTGCAATGTTTTTCGCTTTATGGAGTCTACTCCTATCTTCATTCTGTCAAAATCTTCTTCATTTACAATAACTAACTTCCCTACTTTTTCGGGGCTATAATTCCCGCTTTTTATATTCTCTTTTCCTTGAATATAATTTACAATTGAGCCTAGTTTGTTTTTGATGAAATGAACTGAATTTTCTGCATTAGAAACAAATTCTCTCTTCTTAGAAACTTGCTGTATCTGGGAGCGTTTTTCAAGCCAGATTTCTCTTTCTAATTGAAGTTTTCGGCTTACCTTTTTCATAATTGTGATAAAAAACCCATCATAAAGGAAATCTAACGCTCTTAAACTTTTAGATTCAATATCAAACAAGAATATATAAGGGCTCTTTGTATCGTCCTCCGCAGAAACAAGAACTAACATGTTTTGCTCTAAATTCTTACCGTCTATTTCAAATTTAATATCACTTAGAAAATGATTACCTTTACTGTAGTTAGTGAATATTTTATCTTTTTCGTAACAATCATATTCCCAAAGAAATTCAGAAGTGTTTACAACGACCAATTCACTGCTATTCTCAAACAATCGGAAACACATTATTCTCTTAATCTTAAAGAAATGGCGAAAACCAGATTCATTGATTCTGGCTATAATTTCTTCGTATATTTTGTGAGGTTTATCTTTTACTAATTTTTTTTCAAAAAATTCATCTATAGAATCAGTAATAGAGTCATGAAATTGTCTTAATTTTTGTCTTTGATATTCTGAAATCCCTAAAAGTAGGAATATAAAAAAAGGTAAATAATAGTTCCAGTTTAGGAATTCTCCGTTTAACAGCAAAAAAACTAATGCAGATACAAAATACAGGATAAGAGAACGTTTTTTACCTGTGTGATTAGGTGAGTTTATTATGGGGATGAGAATAAAAGAGAATAAAAACAAATCATTCATATCTTTACCATATAAAAACAAAAAAATTAGTAAATAATCATTTATTAATCTAGTGATAGATAAAATTCCATTTTTGTTGAAACAGATTACATAGAGTATAAAATATATAAGAACTCCTCCCAAGTAAAAGTAGAAGTTAAGTTCATTTTGGTAATTAACATATATAATCCAAGCGTAGATTACTAGGATTAACCTGTAAAAAATGGATGCTATTTGGCGTATTGCCAAGTCAATAAAGTTAAATTCTCTCATTCAATTTTTATTTTAGTAATGATTTCTTTTAACAAATAGTTAATCACGATTGTTATTAGAAATACTCTTCCAAAAATTCCTAAAATTACTCCTCGCCAATCAATAGGTGAAATTTTTATGTCATCATTTAAGCTGAATACATATTCCAATAAATTCAGGACATGATTTATATAGAAATTGTCACTAAAATTTATATATTGAACCTCATAAAGTACATTTCCTTCATTTGAAGCTGGAAGTAATAGAAGCACGTAAACAATTAAAATTAAAATAAGTGAAGACACTATCGTAATTAGATTGTATGATGTACATAAAAGAAGGGATTTGAAAATGCCTTTTATTTTATTAGACGAAAATCCGCTTACAATATTCAACCATTTGAGTTTATTAGAGTAAACATCAACCTCAACTTCAAATCCATTATTTTTAAGTTTTCTAATGAAAAACTTTAATATCGCAATTTGTTCTTTTTTATTCAATAAGTTTAATTTTTCATCAACTTTAATCGATTGAATTTTGTAGTAGTTTAGGTCTTTCTCTTCATGCGCTTCTATATAATAAATTAAATATCTTCTTACATCTGAAAATAAGCTTGATGAATTTGAATCTAATTTTCTCTTAAGTTCGATTATGGTGTTGATATGATTTAATTTAGAAGTAAATGAATTAGAGTTTTTAATGTTCTCGTTCTCTTCATTTATTATTTCCCAAAGTCTAATGTCTTTATTACTTAAACTCATTCTTTTTTTGAATTAATCAATTTTTTTACATCAACATCTAATATATCAGCTATCTCAAACAAAACCTCCAATCGTGGTTGCTGCCTATTTTGGACGTAAGCATTAACCATATTGTAGCTTTTACCTAGCTTCTCTGCTAACCAAATTTGTTTAATACCTTTTTCTTCCAAAACTTCTTTTATCCGATTCATTTGATTCAGAAATTGTTACACCTCTAATTTAGCCAATCTCTTTTATATACATCTTGTTTTTCGAGATATTTTTATTAACATTTTACGTCATTTATCTAACCAAAAAAGTTTGAATTATTCATTGACCTTCAGAAAATGCCATCGATATTAGTGCTGAAAGCATTATAAGATGGGTAAGAACTTTGAAAATGAGCTTCCGAAAATAAGAGTGATAATTCGTGATGATAAAGCGAAAAAAAGAGTTAGAATATCCCGATTAAGCATAGCGGTCCCGTCCAGACCGCAAAAGCTTCAACAATTAGTTGAGGCTTTTTTTATGCCTAAATTTTCATAGAAATCTATAGGTTGTAATTATAAGTCATGAGCTAATTAGCTATTTTATTCGGTTCATATTGATTCTTAAATGAATAATGATGTCGATAATTTTTAAGAACATTGGTTATACTATTACAAAAACAAACTGACTTAGACTTGTTTTATATTATTTGACTATGGATATCAAATTAAGTGAATTAGGTAGAATAATAATGCTTAAAGGAGGCGATTGCTTAGTATCTTATACAACGAATATAGTTGTGTAAACAAAAAATCGATCGTAATTAAAATATTTTTGAGTCGCTGGTCTATCTCCCCTATTTTATTTATCGAATTAATTTCAATACGATTTTTGATTTAATAAAATCAGAAAATTTTACAGTAAAGAATAGCTCTTATTATAACTTTTAACAGTTACCAAACTTCATCCACAATTTAGGAAATTTATCTTCCAAGAGATCTTCATTCCATTCTTCTCCATAAATTTTAAAATTTTCTTGAATTCCATTTGGAATATCATTCCCCGTTTTCTTCTCATAAGCATTAATTGGAATATAGCTTAATCCCTCCCAATCTCCGTTATTTGTTTCTGTTAAATTGGAAAGAGATTCTATATCGTTTTTTGCAGCTTCATATATCGCTTTTCCTTGCCCTATTAACCAACCTCTAAAATCAGAAAAACAATCATCAGAACATCCTCCATTTATAATATAAGCAGCAGCCCAAAAATCCCAATGATAAATTTCTCCTCTAAGTGTTCTAAACCTATTATCAAACTCTAAAATTTCATTTGCTGTGAGTTTCAACAATTCTTTTTCGAGTTCAGCTTGTTGTTGCTCATAATTACTAGAGCTCTTTGATTTTGTAACTTCAATTATTTCCCAAAACTTTTCTATTTCCATTAGTTTTTGAGCGTTCTGAACAGGTTCTTTAGGTTTGATTGTTATATTTTGATAATTAAAAAATTCTTTAAAACTTTTTGAAAACCCAAAATGATAAATAGCCATTGAATAAACAAAAGTCATAACCAGTAAAGGAACTTTATTGATAAATGCTGTATTTACAACTAATAAACTTGTTAACGCTCCTAAAGTAGCCAAGGAAAATAAAATAATGGCAACAATTTTTGCCCATTTCTTTCCTTTGTAAACCATTATTAATAACCCAACTGTTAATAGAAACCTGATTATTTGTTGAATTAGTTTTTTTGATTCAATTTCAGGTTTTACAGCATGATATAAATATATTGTATGCACAGAAAGAAGTAAAATACTAATTGCTATTAATATTGTTCTATTTTTTCCTTGTTGAATTAAAACATTCATTTTTGAATTTCAATTTGGTTATTGTATAAAGACATTCCTTTAAATACAAAAGTAAGAATATACACAACCAAAGGTACGTACTATGCAGTAATTGTTATATAAAGGAAAATTCTAGTTTTAAGTATTAACTCATGGATACACTCCATAGTTCTTTAGGCGCCAATTGGAACATCATCACACTTTATTATTTAAAATAAACTCTCTAACTATTCATACCATTTTTTCTCTTTAGTCTATCTTTCCAAATTTCCACTTCATATGATGTTCTTAGAGCTTCTTGAATATTTAAGGATTCCTGTTCACTAGATTTAAAAGTTAGATATATAGTATTTTCTTCAGCTCCTTTAACCAAACAGAAATTAATAACATTTCGATTAATTATATTTCTACATAAATAATCTGGCAAAAAAAAACTAGAAGCATTTGGAAAAATATCACCTACATTGCATACTATTTTGCCTATTGAAAAGGAATAAAAGTATTTATACGCATTTACTATCCTCTCAACAGCGTTCTCACTATATGTAATTATAGATAATGCTTTAAATCTTGTTTCATCTATCCAATCCACAATCTCATATACCCCTCCATCTTCCTGAAGTTCTTGAGGCACCTTCTCTCTTAGTTCCAATGCCTCATCTTTAAACAAAAGACTTTCTTCTCTCATACATATTAACAAAAGTAAATCACCTTTATTAAAGCATGCATTCAAAAGCTCCTCCGATAATTCGAAGCTATCTTTTGAAACTTTTAAGCTATATTGTTTATTAGAAACTGGTTCCATACTTATTCTTAAAATATATTGGAGTTATTTCTTACCCCACTATAATAGCATCAATTTGCTCTCCTATTTTCACTATACTTTGCAATACTTTAGATTTTTTGTTAAGTTTTTTTGGAATGTACTATGCAAGTCCCCTTTCATAAAGCTCCTTATGATTTCTATTATTTTTTTTTGATGCAATAAAATGAAGAACTTGGTATATTCCATTATAAGGTTTTCCTTTTTCTATCTCCACTATATAGTCATATTCTTTATTATCTATAATTTTAATTTTAGTAAAATTATCAGTATTCATATTTCCTATTTTATATTCTTCTTCTAATGCAATTTTAACCTTTAAAATTGATTCATGAGAGAATTCTACCATATTATGAATATGATCATTATACAAAACTCTTTTATCCGTAATTAACAAAAATGATTTTTCTTTTAAAAATAATACCTCAGCTTTCTCATTTGAATTCAAATCAATCTTCAAATTCTGGGTTTCAGTGTTGGAATTTATTATTTTAGTATAGTCTCCTTCTGCTCCTTTTCTTTTAAAAATAGAAGATAAAACTGATTTGTTTTCTGACATTTTATATTTATTTTAAACTTTTGCCAAAATATATTGTTTGATATCATACCAAGTATTCAATATTTCAAACTCAATGCAAACCACGTTTGGTTCACTTTCTTAAAAGTAACATTTCTATTTTTCACATACAATATTATATACGAAAGATTATATTTTGTTAAGTGATAACCTACTGTATAAAGTGAAATACTAGTTTTAGGTGGAAACTTATAAATACATTTTATATGCTCTTTAGATGCCAATTGGAACACGAACTTAAAAAACTTTTTAAGAACTTCTAAGAAACATTCTCATTCACATAGGCATATGAGTATACTTAAAATTTAGGAACATAAAATCCGTAAACAACTCGAAATCTAAAGCTAAAACTTAACAAAAATACCATTTTTTACTTCACCTGTATTGAGGAGGTAATAAAGAATCTGGAATATCTCCTTTCATTTTTAGAAATCTATTAATTAAAGTTTGGCGTATAGAAAACATAAAAGGGTAAGAGACCATCAATTGATTTATATTTTTCTCCTCAGTATTAGAATTTATAGAATCTAAAGCTTTAAGATAACCTAATTTAATTTCCTCGATTTTAGACTGAACTACATAATCATCTATGTCTACATTCCAATCTAGATATAAAAAATCTCTGTTATTATTATGGAAATTTTTCATAAAGAAGTTATAACTACTATTTAAGTAATTATTTTCTTTCAACACCTCTCTATCAACTAACAAAACATTTTCATTTGAAATAAAAAAATGAGAAAATTTTGGCTTTTCCTCTCCAGGGTAAGAAAGCTGATAATCAACTATCAAACCACCCAAAGAATCTTCTTCAAACACATAGTTGACAAAGTAAACAGAGCTCTTATTTTCAAAAGATGAAATTACCGAATCTAACTGGGATTTCATCAAGTATTTAGGGGATGACAATGAAATTTCAACATATGGAGCTCCTTGACTAATAACAACATCTCCAAGTATCCCCCCCTTTTTATCAGTAGAGCATCCGAACGATAACAATGTCAATATTAAAAACTTTTTATTCATTTTGTAAATCATTTATTTCTTTTCCGTCGATTTTTATACCAAAGTCATGTTTATAAGCATTAGGTATTGATTCATATTTTGTTCCATCAACACTCCATTGATATTTGAAACTTTCTCATACTCATAGATATATGAGTATACTTTAAATTGAATATCGAAGAAAAATAAACAACTTAAAATCAAACTAATAGCTTTATTAAAAATACAAAAACGCCATTTGGAATATTACAAACGAATGCTAGTTAGCAGTAAATACCATATTTCCTCTGTCATTATTTTCTAATTAAAGAATCTATATAAAGCGTATTGACAAATAAAGTATCGTAAATATCGTATGATTTTACCTTGTTCAATAATATTACCGAATCATTAAGGTTTTCAAATGTATATGGAAAAGATGTACTATTTTGGTTTATAGTTAATAAAATTTTCAAATTCCTTTCGCTATTTAAATAATAAAACCTTAGATAATCTCCTTTGCAACTGTAATCTTCTTCTACTAAAGTAAAACCTTTAGGTATTGTACTATTATAAACTTCAAATTTATTTCTTAGTTTAGGGTTATCACAATCTGTCTCATCCCCAGTAATAGGTGCATTAATATAAACAGAATCCATTCTATAACTTTTTGAATATTTATTCAAGTCAATTGTATCAACTCTTAAAATCGAATCTGCTTTAGCTTTATATTTTAGCCCAATGCCTTTTACGCAATTTCTAATTGAATCATAAATTACATCATAACTCATATGTTCATCAAAATTAGCAATAGTTTCTTTAAAATTGATAGAGTCAGTCAAATACACCGTGACCATTCTTGTTAATCCTATACCCTCATATGTATTATATTCTTCGATAAACAGTCCGTCAGTTAATTCATATGTTTTTCTAAGTTTATTGTCAGAAGAACTATTATTTTGTTGGTTATATCTCCAATCTAGATAAGATACAGTAGAAAGTTTATCTTGATTACAAGATATCAACATCACAAAAGATATTAATAGAAATATTATGTTGTTTTTCATAAAGTATGGTTATTATTGAACACTTTCAATTATTTTTGGTACTATATTATCTTTAATCCTGAAAAATTAGGCTCTCCACTAATAGTAGTATCTGCACCACTTGGATTAACAAACCATATAGGATTATTTGCAAAAGTTGCATAGGGTAATTCATGATGTTTTACAATAGGGTCAACATTCCATCTTCTTCCAAATCTACTATCATATTGCCAAAATTCAGCTGTATAACTATTCCCTTTTCCTGCTACTTCATCATCTTTCTCCTGTCCTTGAAATCCATAACGATAATCTTCACTACCTCAATTTCTATTCGGCATTAACATACCAAATGTATCAAAGACACTATTATAAGTTTTTCAATATAGCCTTCCTTCTTCATCATTTTTAGATATTACTTCTTGTATTTTATTAATTAACAATACATCAGAAACAGAATTAACAAATACTTTTACATTATACCAATGGTTAAAAAAAATACTAAAACTATGTCTACTCAGCACTTCTATATCTTCAATGATATAAAATTTTCCCCCAAAGCATATATACGAGCCAATAGCTGATTTCTTTCTAATAGTCAATTTATTCAGAATAAATAAAGTCTCAATATTTGAGATGCTTATCTTATTTTTCAATTCTTTATCCACCAACCAAATCGTTCCACTTAGTTCTTCTTTATCTAAAATCCTCATTTCATTCTCCTGTTTTTATAGTTCTTCCTCCATATAAAAAATCACCCAAAAAACTTATTTACAGTAATTTAACTTTTTAAATTTACTGTTTTATGGTGATGTTACACTACCCATTCTATATTTGATTATCAAGAATTATAGAAAATATTTGATTCCCTAAGTCTTCATCACCATTAAAATCATCCCAGTCACTTGTCGGGGAAAACCATAACTCTAAATCCTTTATAACACTGAAATCACCAACTAATAAAGTTTTTTTTGATTTTTTAATCGCATTAATAAATGCATCCAAATTAATAAAATGATCCGAATATCCATTCCCCTCATCTTCTAGATTTTGGATTGCTTCTTCTAACAAGACAATTAATTCATCTATATTTTTAGTCATAACGCATTAATATTAGTTTCCAGTTGCTTTATCTACATCAGCATTTCCTTTTGTTTATCTGGAAAAACTAAAACCTCCAACTATCTTTTAGGATTATTGGAGGTCATGATGATTATATATTTCTAGGTAACTTTTTCATGTAGTATTTTACAACATCAATTATCTATGGTGCAGTGCCAAGAGCAACTTCTCTAATTATTAGTTGTTTAACTGAAAAAATAAAAGGATTCTCTTTTTTTATTTCTAGTTGTAATTCTTTATTTAATAAATTATATTTTTTATCATATTTACTTAATGAAATAGAATCTAACGCTAGAAAATATCCCTCCTTAATTTCATTGATTTTAGACTTTATAACTTCTATACTTGTACCTACTTCCCAATTTAAAAGTAGAACTCTTTTATTATCAGAGTTATCTTTATAAAATTCATAACTGGCATTAACAGCCCCCTCTTCTAAAACTTTTAGGTTGACTATTAGTTTATTTTTTTTTGTAATAAAAAAGGTTAAAATTTCTGGTCTATAATAACCAACATATTTCGGTCTAAAATCCACAGCATATAACCCCAAAGAGTCTTTATCATAAACACAGTTTACCTTATATAAGGGAGAGGGAGAATTAAACTTAATTACAGCTTGCAAGCTATCCAAAACATCCTTTTTATTATCCATTAATGAAAAAGACACAATAGGAGCATCCCCATGTAATAAAGAATTTTCTTTATGTTCTTCTTTTGTAGTTGAACACCCCGTAACTGACAATAATAAAAAGGCTATAATTACTTTCATTTGTGATTTGTTGAAGGTTTATAATTATTAATTTCTATTCCATTAACTTTTATACTATGATTTAGGGTATTTGCATCATAATATTGTCCATTTCCGCCTTGATAATCGTATTCACCTTTATAAGACTTAATTAAATCTGAGTAATCAAAGAAAACACCACCTTCATTAAAGGATTTATGAATTCCATTAACAAAGTCAGTCCTCCAATCTAAAGGGAAACCTATATTCCTGCTCTCATATTCATCCCATAAAATATTAGAGGCACCTACTAAGTACATTTGCTTAAATCTTTTAGTTGAGTTTTCCCATGCCGAAGTTTTTAACACTGTGGGAAATGCCAACAAATCATATGCTAAAACATGTTCCCCATTATTGACTTGATTATTATCTGATAAATGTACACTTTCTTTTAGTAAAATTGTTTTTAAATTATTTCTATCTTCAAAATCAACTTTCCCTTTAAAATTTACTCCAATAGTAGGTTTTTCATAATGCCCTAAATATCCATTATACCCACCTCCTTTTCCATCACAAAAGCAAACACCAAGACCTTCACTAGCATTTGTCATCCCAACATTTTCGGTAAGTTTTTTAGGCAAACCTAATTCATTAGTCAAAATACTTTTCATAACAGCAAATTTAGCAGAAGAACTACTTAACGCTTCACTTGAATAATAAGCAGCATCAGCTGCATGGATAGCTACATTTCCTTTTCCTGTATTCGCTATTAAAATATTAGCCTTAACATATTCGATATCGTTAACAGCAACAACTCTTATTTTAGAGTTGTCACCAACTTGTCCCAAATAACTACCATCAGCCGCATAATATTCTTCTAACCCCTCTAATTCTCTCCATGCTATTAATTTATTCCCACTAAAACTATAAGGTGTATAATGTGGGTAATCAGCAGTTAATGGGTCTACAGTAAAAAAT
Proteins encoded in this region:
- a CDS encoding response regulator, producing MEILIFENEFKEIEGAFKGLKIIMDNEINFTVVKSSQELGLFSKLYAYDIVFVDLDLVPSSKMTGYDILKKIKEDIIEKKPNVYVITGHSTGKEELERRGLSDYQILEKPFGMDDLQNLINSI
- a CDS encoding helix-turn-helix transcriptional regulator; protein product: MNRIKEVLEEKGIKQIWLAEKLGKSYNMVNAYVQNRQQPRLEVLFEIADILDVDVKKLINSKKE
- a CDS encoding DUF4240 domain-containing protein, with protein sequence MNVLIQQGKNRTILIAISILLLSVHTIYLYHAVKPEIESKKLIQQIIRFLLTVGLLIMVYKGKKWAKIVAIILFSLATLGALTSLLVVNTAFINKVPLLVMTFVYSMAIYHFGFSKSFKEFFNYQNITIKPKEPVQNAQKLMEIEKFWEIIEVTKSKSSSNYEQQQAELEKELLKLTANEILEFDNRFRTLRGEIYHWDFWAAAYIINGGCSDDCFSDFRGWLIGQGKAIYEAAKNDIESLSNLTETNNGDWEGLSYIPINAYEKKTGNDIPNGIQENFKIYGEEWNEDLLEDKFPKLWMKFGNC